The following is a genomic window from Oncorhynchus kisutch isolate 150728-3 linkage group LG6, Okis_V2, whole genome shotgun sequence.
tatttgcagagttacactaccgttcaaaagtttggggtcacttagaaatgtccttgtttttaaaagaaaatacttttttttgtccattaaaataacatcaaattgatcagaaatacagtgtagacattgttaatcttgtaaatgacttttgtagctggaaacggacgatttttgatggaatatctacataggcgtacagagggtcattatcagcagccatcactcctgtgttccaatggcacgttgtgttagctaatccaagttcatcactttaaaaggctaattaatcattgtgcaattatgttagcacagcttgaaaactgttttcctgattacagaagcaataaaactggccttcttgagactagttgagtatctggagcatcagcttttgtgggttcgattacaggctcaaaatggccagaaacaaagaactttcttatgaaactcatcagtctattcttgttctgagaaatgagggctattccatgtgagaaattgccaagaaactgaagatctcgtacaacgctgtgtactactcccttcacagaacagcgcaaactggccctaaccagaatagaaagaggagtgggaggcccctgtgcacaactgagtaagagaacaagtacattagagtgtctagtttgagaaacagacgcctcacaaatcctcaactggcagcttcattaaatagtacctgcaaaacacctgtctcaacatcaacagtgaagaggcgactctgggatgctggccttcaaggtggagttcctctgtccagtgtctgtgttcttttacccatcttaatctttactttttattggccagtctgagatatggcttgtctttgcaactctgcctagaaggccagaatcccggagtcgcctcttcactgttaggTGTAGGCAGGGTTATAATTAAATAAGTAAACTGGGCTATGACTAAATAGTTAATccgggtgatttttccacaaatagacttTCTCTTAAAATGTATTGCAGTgagactatttatttattttgggatATGAAATCCAAGTATGTCCACTTCACCGTCGGAACATTTTATTGGTACACAGTAATATAAAAGTTGTTGTTGTCTTTTAGATCCAATATGTAATATACTGTGCACTTATCATCATtcggttttaatccagagagattAGAAAAaatatctagatcctctatgaggctgtgcagggatccaaattgtggatttaaaagaaaacatgaatcgtCATCGTACAATGACACatttgtttttaagccctggatttctaGCCCCTAGATATTATTGCtggattttaatagctaacatttcgatggccataataaacagatatgccaaaagtggacaaccttgtttcacTCCTCTTGACAATGTAAAACCTTCTGAGAAAGTACTTTctcataactttaacccattgtacGAAATTAAATTCCAATTGTACTTTATCAAAGGGATTTTCAAAGTCATCTATGAATACCAGGTctggtttcccagatttttcatAGTGTTCCTTTGTTTCctgtacttgtcttatattatctccaatttaatgtccatgtaaaaaacctgtctgaataggatgaataatatctgacaataccttTGTAATTCTACACGTTATGCATTTTGCTAGGCTTTGAAGTGTAAGGTCTCTCTAGTTTTTTTAGgcggactggatctttatatttaccacctgggtcctgtttcagtaatagtgAAATCAGATCTTCTTGCTGAGTATCTGATAGTCTACAATTTTtgtaggagtggttaaaacactCCGGACCTTTGAGTACATCGAAAAATATTTGCTGTacctcaactggtatgccatccagccctggagttttcccggaCTTGAAGACTTTAATTGCATCTAGAAGTTCTTCCTCTGTAATTAGGCCTTCACTTGACTCTTTCTGTACGGCTGTTAATTTTACACTATTAATGGAAAAAAAATCCTTACAATTaacttcagttagtggagatggaggagactgaaatgaaaacatatgctTAAAGCACTTTGCcccctctttcaaaatatagttTGGTGAATCATATTTATATTCTTAGGCTAATCTTTATAGTTGCTGCCATATTTTAGCCACTAGCCAGTTCCTGTAAAAACGAATGTAACTCCCAAATTGAGTTTTGCATTGGGGAAAAAACCACATATAGGCACTACTAATTGCTATTTTGCTTCTCAATGATCATGCAAGTACCGCACGGGTAGGCTACCTAGCTGTTCCACCTCTGGGCAGCCTAACGTTCTAGGCAGCCCGAGCATGTGTATCCAGACCGGGAAACAGAGTCTGATAATGGGCGACCTTGTTTTGCATCGCCTGGCACCGGGTGAGGTATTATTCCTCACATCGTTTGTCAACTACTACTTTCGGCTGCCTACTATTTTCCAGGATAACCTTCATAATTATGCTGTCATATCGTAGCGAGTTGTTGCTTTAGTGTACAAGATAAAGTTTCCCCCTTCATGTCAAGGAGGTGGAAGCAGCAGCCGAGTAGTGGGAACACTGAGCAGATGCCAAGTAGGCAGCAGAGTGGGTAGTAGCTAGGTAAAGAAAAAAATACTGCACCTGCGCAGAAATCTGTATCAATAGCCACAAAATCCAGAACTGTAGCCACTCCGTAAAGTATATTACCTGGGCTgagtcccctctccctccccacctgaGGTCTCTTCCTCCCATCTCCATCTGCCcctactctccccactccctccctcctctctccctaaccTCTTGCACTACTCCCCCACCCCCCCTGCCCCCTTACACTCTCCCTATGTACCTCAACGTCTTGCATGGACTGGACGATGACCCCGCAGCCTTCCCCCTGCTCCAGCAGTGCAGGGTCAAAGGGGTCCATGAGGATGATCCTCTTCAGCCCGGGGGTTTCCTGCCTCTCCACGTTACCCAGCAGCACCTGGGCCTTCTCCGGCTTGTCGCAGATCACTGTGATGATGTCGGCTGAAAGACAGCACACGAGATCCGCACGCCTTTTTTTAAGAACTAGAACACACATACATGATCCAATCAGCTAGTAAACACACAGCTAACTAACTACTGCTCTACAAACAGATTCCCCTTCCATGGCCTTGGAGCAGAGACAAATCCTGTTGGGGCACTGGGCCAAAACCAACGCACTATGTCACTGAGGGGCAATTGGAAATGATGAATAACATGATGAAAGTGAGTTAATGTTATCTGTCTGATTAGTGTGAAAATAAAGGATGGAAAGCCCTGAGGTCATGGGAAAGAAGGAGAGTGTAACGACAGATCTCAAGACTTGCTCCCTCCCAAACCCACTGAGCTGAGCTCATTACCTCCAGCATAAGGCGAAGGTGAGCCCTTGCCTGATTCCTGTGAGTGAGTATGCGGAGTTAAAGGGATTGTGTAACTTAAACACGACAAAACACAATTCTCTGGTCAAGGTAAAACTGTTATTCAGGAAGGGAAGGCTGTGTCTCAGTTTTTGATCTTTTCAGACACATCTATAGGTAGTATGTGTTTCATGACATCGCCAACGCAACTTGATCAAGAAAATAATTAAAAGAACTGGGCCATGAAACCAAAAGGAACATTCTAAGATCTATTGCTTTGGGCAAATAGAGTAGACAGCAGTACACTTACAGTAAGTTtcagtcccaaatggctccctattccctatgtagtgcactacttttgaccagggcccataggtgaacagtgtaaggaatagggtgccacttgggacacaAACCTCAGAAAGCTGCTAGTCTTACCAGTGTTAATGATGTACCGTATGGCATCAGGCCCTAGTGTGTCATACAGAGGCACCACCACCATAGAGTAGGTGTAGCAGGCCAGCTCCGAAATGATCCACTgcaagtacagacagacaggtcaaaaGGAGGTCAGTGTCGCCATAAAGAGAATAAAAAAGCCTCTACGTGAGCAGTCGGGGCTGTTAGACTGTACATCACATCAAAACATTTGTGAATCagtttcgtcccaaatggcaccctattccctatatagtgcattatgtggagaatagggtgccatttgagatgcacacGCAGTGTCTCGCATTGATGATGACCTCACCTCTGGCCTGTTCTGTGCAAACACTCCGATGAACTGATCTGGGCTTGGCGTGCAGCCCTGGCTCAGCAGCCCAGACCCCAAGTGCTCCGCCCGGGTCGTGACCTGGAAGTGAAAAATAAATAGCAGCTGAGCGTATTGGGAAATGAGAAATATGCCAGTATAAAAGAGAAACATACTATCCTCTGCTCAACTCTCATAATGTCATAGATTCAAATTTGGAGCAGAATCCTTCCAGCTGCAGTATTCCAATAAGCCTCCTAAATAAATCCCTTTCAGTAACATTGAGGAGAAAATACTATTAAAGAATTCCATATACAGAATGCTGAATGAAAATGAATTCCTCACTTTTGATTGTGTTTGGAAGCCAAAATCCCTTCAAATGTGTGCGTAAGAAAGGCCAGTATTTCAATAGTTGTGCAGAAAGCTTTAGTGTAAATCAACTTCAAATTCAACTCTGTGTTACTACAGAGGTTTGAGTAGTAGCAGACGTCTCTCCTTGAGGTAGGGGAGACTGTAAACTGAACCTGTGGATCTGTCGAGAAGCCATGTGCTACACCTCCAAATGCAATACAAACCACAAGGAGCGAGTTACACACAGAGCTATAGGTTACACTAGCCCTATGAAGGAATAGACCACACAGAGCCTGTATGCAAAGCAGAGAGCTGCTCTTGTGCTTCAGTGTTCTGTACCAAAGGTAGTTCAACTGTGTGCTTTACCTCTTTATAGGACAGCCACTTGTAAGGCTGGTTGGGTAGCCGGGAGCCTAAACAAGGTCCATCACCTAGAAACAATACAACAGCAGGAGGAGTCAGGGAAAAACGAAAACACAGAAAACACCAAACGATCACATGAAAACACAGAGGTTCTTGACTGACACCTATGACCACGCATGTACAGTACATCTTCGGCAATCTCTTCACTGTGTACTAACAATAACATGACAGTTGGTCCTCAGCATTGgttttcagtcagtcagtcattcagcccATTCAGAACCAGATATAGAGAGATACTATCTACTTTATATACGGTCTAGTCTGTCTGCAGTTTAACTTTAGGCCTCACACACTCATTCCCAAGCGCTCGGTCGACATGATAACCTAGATGGCACTttttcactcacacagacagaccacacagGCAGGGCACCATCACTTTGTCGGACCACAATGTCTATGTGTGGGTGTATTACTACTTCATGCAGACACTGTGGTCTGAGtaagtgcaagtgtgtgtgcatgtgtgcacacatgcgtctgtctgtctgcgacTGTGTCTGCACATGTAAGagtatgtgtgcgcgtgtgtgtgtgtgcatgtgtgtgtgcatgtgtgtgtgtgtgtgtgtgtgtgtgtgtgtgtgtgtgtgtgtgtgtgtgtgtgtgtgcatgtgtgcatgtgtgtgcgtgtgtgtgcacgtgtgtgtgtgtctgtgtgtgtgtgtgtgtgtgtgtgtgtgtgtgtgcgcgcgtgtgtgtgtgcatgtatgtgtgtgtgtgtgtgtgtgtgtgtgtgtgtgtgtgtgtgtgtgtgtgtgtgtgtgtgtgtgtgtgtgtgtgtgtgtgtgtgtgtgtgtgtgtgtgtgcatgtgtgtacacaCCGGCTATGTGGAGGCCTCTCTGGAACACCTCGTACATGGTCTTGGCATCCTCATGGTAGTGTGTCAGCAGCTTATTGGGGCTGTCCCCCAGCATGGACCTGCGAACCCCATCTTCATGCTAGAGACCAACAGGGGGAGATAGACACAATGAggctagggaacacacacacgcacacagacacacaccaaagTAAAAACATGACTATTTCTGAATGTGGTCCAAATATACAGTAGGTTCCATAACCAACATGTTACCCTTTATTCTCTTACTTACGTGAGGATGTGATGATGTGTGTATGAGGGTAAATGGagtaggtgtaacagtggtattgTGTTAACCCTCAGGTAAACCTCTGTGGGGTTTTATGTCTTAGTCAGCCCCCTTTGTTGTGTGCTGTCCTGGTGCCCAGATCGTATATTCACAAATTGTCTCAgagtgctggtctaggatcaggtacATCCTGTATTATtccttatgatctaaaaggctaaactgatcctagatcagcacacctTCTCTGAGACACTTACGGGCCGAGCTGGAGTATCGCATCCAGAGGAGGCTGGTTTGAGGAGCTATATGAGGACCGGCTCATTGTAACGGCTGTAATGGAATACATGGAATGGTACGAAACACATCAAACGCTTGGAAAGAACGTTTGacttcattccagccattacaccgAGCCAGTCATCCTATAgcccctcccaccagcctcctctgatcgCATCGTATCTCTGGCTTACCAGCACCTCCTCAGACTGGTGCCGGAGGTTGCAGGGAGGAGAGATGGCGCGTGGCCGTGTGGCCAGCCAGTAGGCCAGCACAGCAGTCAGAGCACCGATTCCCACCAGCGTGGAGGTGGGCAGGGAGCGGAAGAACTGGGTTAACTCATCCAGCTCAGGCAGCCGTAGACTGCTCATTAGCTCCTGGGCCTGCATCCTCTCCATCAGGGTGGAACTCAGCTCtggggtgggagaggagaagggtggagggggggggggggggggggggggggggggacagaagggtagagaggagagtaagtgaaaaggagaggcagagagagtcgtCCAGGTcccgaggcagcaaagcatccccaaaccatcacactaccaccaccatgcttgaccttTGGTATacggttcttactgtggaatgcagtgttcgGTTTTTGCCAGGCATTATGggactcatctgtccatagaacagtcttccaagagtcttgatgatcattCAGGTGCTTCCAGGTGCTTTTTTGGCAAACTTGAGAACTTTTTGGACGAGATTGGTCCCATTATGTGTGGCGAAAACAAAACACTgtattccacagtaagaacctcataccaacagtcaagcatggtggtggtagtgtgatggtttggggatgctttgctgcctcaggacctggacaacttgccttaatagaaggaaccataaattctgctctgtatcagaaaAGTCTAcgggagaatgtcaggccatctgtcTGTGAGCTGTAGCTGAAGTgtagctgggtcatgcagcaagacaatgacccaaaacacacaatcaagtctacatgaaaatggttaaaaagcaaTACATTTGAAGTTTTGGATTAGATctagacctaatcccaattgagatgttgtggtaGGACATGAAATatgcagttcatgcttgaaaccccacaaatgttgctgagttaatgcagttctgcatgcaagagtgggccaACATTCCTCCACAGTAATGTGAGACGGATCAACAATtccaggaagcatttggttgccgtcattgcagctaaaggtcaTTGAGTGTAAggaggcaattactttttcacacagggaaaTTGGGTGTCATtagttaataaaataaataaaataagtacacctttttttgttatttgtaaactcagattccctttatctaatattaggttttggttgaagatctgataacattcagaaTCAAAACTATGCAAAAATAGAGTAAATCAGAacgggggcaaatactttttcactgcACTTTATAtaaggatatatggtttccagttgcatagagtccagtgaagttccttgagggccgtgtGGTCTCGGCTtgagggggatatacacggctgtgacgacAACcaacgagaattctcttggggaaaatatggtcggcatttgcttgtgaggaattctaggtcaggtgaacaaaaggactgaGTTCCtgtatgccagcagcataccaccctgcataccactgctggcttgcttctgaagctaagcagggttggtcccggtcagtcctggatgggagaccagatgctgctggaagtggtgttggagggccagtaggaggcactctttcctctggtctaaaaaatatcccaatgccccagggcagtgattggggacgttaaacgggtgtcctgactctctgaggtcattaaaagatcccatggcacttttCGTAAGagttaaccctgatgtcctggcaaaattcccaatctggccctcaaaccatcgtGGTCACCTATTAATccacagtttacaattggctcattcagcccctgtaactattccccaggtcgttgctgtaaatgagaatgtgttctcagtcaatttacctggcaaaatacattttttttttaaatgttgttacCATTACATCatgaggcatacacccccgcccttcttcccagagagatgttaatttctgtcggcgcgactcaaagaatcccagtggctgtaccgactccgacaacatatcccgagagagccatgtttccttgaaacagagtatgtctctggaaagcaacccttgccctaatttAGTCTACCTTGTTATGTGGAGATTGGAGAGCAATATAATCGGAAGAGGGTGGTGTGCAGGCCTCCGAAGTCTGACAAGGAGCCTGCTCCATCTACCACTTCTGCGGCTACGTTTTTTTTAGGTCGGCCTCTGGAATGATATCCAATGCCCTGGGGTGGTGGTGCGAACAAAGGATGCGCTTTgtgaaagtcgtattcctggtcatcatgttggtaagttgatgtcgctctgatatccaatagttcttcccggctgtatgtaataacacttaagaaataatacaaacaaaaactaaatactgcatagtttcctaaggactagaaacGAGGTCACCCTCTCTGTCGGCGCTATCTTGCTTTTATTAGCTTCATTACATAAGTTGCATGTTCAATAACTGGCTAGAGCATTTTGACTGTAAGACGATAGGCTTGCTATTGTGGTATGTTTTCATTAAGCTCTTATTGAAAAGTGTCAATTTCTTGTATGCATCCATAGTATTTTCTGTTGGTCGCATCATTTTACTGTTTGACATTGTTTTACCGTTTGTTGACCGGTTAATGAGCGTAAGTTAGTCGGCAGCAAAATGTACCGAAATATGTATCCTTATAATTGCTATGCATACAGACTCACAATCACACAATATGCTACAGCTCACTTCACAGCTTCCCCGGGAGGCTACTGCTCACTTCACAGCTTCCCCGGGAGGCTACAGCTCACTTCACAGCTTCCCCAGGAGGCTACAGCTCACTTCACAGCTTCCCCAGGAAACTAAGTTATTGTAGTCTCCCGCGGACAAAGAAGTTCGCTTCTGCTGCAGCTTTCCCTGTAAAATATTGCACGCTTTGCGGCAGTGGTTCGCATTGCTATACATACCCCTCACATGATGTGACATCCCCTAACAGAGTGTATTAATCTAGGCAAATTCTGCTGACTAAGACTTTTTTGGCAGGAAAACGATTATGGTAGAGACAGGGGTTAAATGATGTGGctgccacacaaacacacgcatgcacacacctgGAAGGCGCTGATGTAGGCCACAGCCAGCTGGGCCTGGTCATAAAGCATCTTCTCAAAGTGGGGAACGTGCCAGGATGAGTCTGTAGAGTAACGATGGAACCCCTGCaagagaggaagatggggagagaaTAAAGAAACTAATGAGAAATACAACATAAACGTTCTCCTCTTGCTCATGCCAGCTGTGTTGTGGTGTGCTGTGTGTAGTGGAGTAGCATGTCCTAGGAACGATGGCAATGTGGCGTTAGTGTGAATGAGAGTATGTACCTGTGACACATGGTCGTGGATGCCCCCCAGGGCCATCATGCGGAGTGTGTGTAGGGTCATCTGGAGCGCCTCGGACCCCTCAGTGGACGAACGGTTCACAGACCAAAATGACATAAGGAACATCAGAttcactacagaaagagagaggcagaaagaaagtgagaaagagaccgtgagatagaaagaggagagagagcaacggtcagacagacagacaaagacgcAAAGACAAAAAGAAAGAACTGGAGAACTCCTGTGTGCGTATGTACCTGGTGAGGGGAACTTGGGTGCATCCCTGAATCCTCCATATTCCTCCTCATAGGAGTGTGCGAGCTGTACGAAGCAGCGATTGGCTACATCATGGGCTGGGGGTGGGGTTTCCCCTGGGTTAGCTGCGATAGAGGTTCCCTTCTTCAGAGCTTCTATAACTCTCTCACCACTTGACTCCAACGCTTCACGGTTATCCTGCCACTGAGGGAGCGGAACACACACGGTTGCTACAGCACTAATATCTTTGCCACTCACACACCCAACAAGCCACTTGGCATAtccatgtaggctactgtatacACACATTTGAACTTTGTAAAGTGCTGTATTTGTAGAGTTCAAATACAGCTTGGACATTGTTATGACCTGCTCCATAATTCTGGTCAAGACAGTTTTGAGTCCAGGTCTCCGGCCACTGTCCTTTGGGGGGAAGTAGGTGCCCCCAATGAAAGGTCGTAGGTCAGGGGTCAGCCACACACTCATCGGCCAACCACCACCTCCGCTGGTTGCCTAGAGACCAGGGACAGCAACACAGATTAACAAACACAGCAGATATGGGGACTTGATTACTACATgtttacacacacaggcacacaaacatacacacaggcacacaaacattcacgcagccacacacacctgcacgAAGGTCATGTAGACTTTGTCCACATCAGGTCTCTCTTCACGGTCAACTTTAATACAGACAAAGTTGTCACTGAGGGTCTTTCCAATCTCCTCGTCCTCGAAGGACTCCCTCTCCATCACATGGCACCAGTGACACGTAGAGTAGCCCACTGACAGGAAGATAGGCTTGTCTTCACTCCTGGCTTTGTCAAAAGCCTCTTGTCCCCATGGATACCTGGGAGGTGGGATAGATTCATGTATTTAACTGGCACTATCTTATATTAGtttacatatactgaacaaaaatataaaaacgcaacatgcaacaatttcaaagactttgGTGAATTACAGTTCATCAGGAAATCTGTCAACTGAAATAAAAGCAtcagaccctaatctatggatttcacatgactgggcaggggtgcagccattgcAGCcatcacccactgg
Proteins encoded in this region:
- the LOC116374409 gene encoding spermatogenesis-associated protein 20-like, with the translated sequence MLRLAWARSSSKNSRVDPARLLSIVLLGGDNKSHSPEQSRDISGLTPPPASDKSPSLLSPRTSQYCFSMTSRASLSMASGSEGQGSPPSTPQRPPNRLGQERSPYLLQHAHNPVDWYPWGQEAFDKARSEDKPIFLSVGYSTCHWCHVMERESFEDEEIGKTLSDNFVCIKVDREERPDVDKVYMTFVQATSGGGGWPMSVWLTPDLRPFIGGTYFPPKDSGRRPGLKTVLTRIMEQWQDNREALESSGERVIEALKKGTSIAANPGETPPPAHDVANRCFVQLAHSYEEEYGGFRDAPKFPSPVNLMFLMSFWSVNRSSTEGSEALQMTLHTLRMMALGGIHDHVSQGFHRYSTDSSWHVPHFEKMLYDQAQLAVAYISAFQVCACVCLCGSHII